One window of the Runella slithyformis DSM 19594 genome contains the following:
- a CDS encoding efflux RND transporter permease subunit, which translates to MIADIFIKRPITAIVSSIVIVLVGLIALSTLPIAQYPDVTPPTVSVSGNFIGADAQTVEQTTTTAMETQINGVPGMSYMSSTSTSSGQSGVNVVFEVGTDVNIAALDVQNRVSVAEPSLPDAVKRLGITVRKRQPSIMVVLALYSPKGTHDAQFIGNYANIYLKDALQRVKGVGDIVSRADDFGMRIWLNPDKLASLRMTPADISAALSEQNLQIAAGTVGGNPQPNTQTFEYSVLTNSRLNTKEQFEDIVVRSSPADGRVVYLRDVARVELGKFDYGANAFVSGKPAAFVLIYQAPGANALETYDGVVKALESMKKTFPKDIDYVMPTETATVVRVSINEVLKTFAEALVLVVIVVFLFLQNWRATLIPILAIPVSLIGTFIFFIPFGFTINTLTLFAFVLAIGIVVDDAIVVVEAVQHNIDHEKLSPKDATVKAMKEISGPVIAIALILAAVFVPVSFVPGIVGRLYQQFAITIAVSVLLSAFVALSLTPALCATMLRPSKGANDRKNGLEKFFDRFNAWFERVSHSYTNGVAKWIKGTPYVMVMMVCLFVGLFFLFKNKPTGFIPVEDEGRLFVTYEMQEATSTTRNIAMIREIMKRVESIPEVRVVGGLAGLNILSFSNKSNVGTLFINLHPWAERKGAEHHVQSVIKEIQKRTADIREARVLAIAPPAIPGLGATSGFTFQLQQTTSTDNIQQFEGVARTFLGALTKRPEIGTAFTFFNTRTPSYKIDVDREKTKKLGVSVSEVFSSLSAMLGSNYVNDFNLYGRNFRVVVQADSSFRTSLDKIEKFYVRNREGNMIPLSALVTTKVVENPALISHYNIYRSVEINGTPKPGFSSGQAITALREVAAETLPAGYGYEFSGMSSEEIKAGDSTTTIFAISIVFVFLFLAALYESWSIPFSVLFAVPIGAFGSILTLTFLPNLSNNIYAQIGLITLIGLAAKNAILIVEFAKERVDSGMEVVQATLEAVQLRLRPIIMTSLAFILGVLPLAFAEGAAAESRKTIGWTVFGGMVAATSLAIFVVPVLFVLIEKISMGKKKRLENAPQTSTASPAAME; encoded by the coding sequence ATGATTGCAGATATTTTCATCAAACGGCCCATTACCGCCATCGTATCGTCGATCGTGATTGTATTGGTGGGACTGATCGCCCTGTCGACTTTGCCCATTGCCCAATACCCCGACGTCACGCCGCCGACCGTATCGGTGTCGGGCAACTTCATCGGGGCCGATGCCCAGACGGTGGAGCAAACCACCACGACTGCCATGGAAACCCAGATCAACGGTGTGCCGGGCATGAGCTACATGTCAAGCACCAGCACGAGCAGCGGACAAAGCGGGGTAAACGTGGTGTTTGAGGTGGGCACGGATGTCAACATCGCAGCATTGGATGTGCAAAACCGCGTCAGCGTAGCAGAGCCGTCATTGCCCGATGCCGTCAAACGTTTGGGCATTACGGTGCGCAAACGCCAACCGAGTATCATGGTGGTATTGGCTTTGTATTCACCCAAAGGCACGCACGACGCGCAGTTTATCGGCAACTACGCCAACATCTACCTGAAAGACGCCCTCCAGCGGGTCAAAGGCGTGGGCGATATTGTCTCACGCGCCGATGACTTCGGAATGCGTATCTGGCTGAATCCTGATAAACTCGCTTCACTCCGCATGACGCCCGCCGATATTTCAGCGGCGCTGTCGGAACAAAACCTCCAGATCGCGGCAGGGACCGTAGGCGGCAACCCGCAGCCCAACACGCAAACCTTTGAATACAGTGTATTGACCAACAGCCGTTTGAATACCAAAGAGCAGTTTGAAGACATCGTGGTTCGCTCCTCTCCGGCCGACGGCCGCGTAGTGTATCTGCGCGACGTGGCGCGGGTAGAATTGGGTAAGTTTGATTACGGAGCCAATGCGTTTGTCAGTGGCAAACCCGCCGCGTTTGTGCTCATCTACCAGGCCCCGGGCGCCAACGCCCTGGAAACCTACGACGGCGTAGTCAAAGCCCTGGAATCCATGAAAAAAACGTTTCCCAAAGACATCGACTACGTGATGCCGACCGAGACCGCCACCGTGGTGCGGGTTTCCATCAACGAGGTATTGAAAACCTTCGCAGAAGCCCTGGTACTGGTGGTCATTGTCGTATTTTTGTTTCTGCAAAACTGGCGCGCTACGCTGATTCCGATCCTGGCTATTCCCGTTTCGCTCATCGGTACATTCATTTTCTTTATTCCGTTTGGGTTTACCATCAATACCCTCACGCTGTTTGCGTTTGTATTGGCCATCGGCATTGTGGTCGATGACGCCATCGTGGTCGTAGAAGCCGTTCAGCATAACATTGACCACGAAAAGCTTTCGCCCAAAGACGCTACCGTCAAAGCCATGAAAGAAATTTCGGGGCCGGTGATTGCCATTGCGTTGATTTTAGCAGCGGTGTTTGTACCCGTAAGTTTCGTACCCGGCATTGTGGGGCGTTTGTACCAGCAGTTTGCCATTACGATCGCGGTTTCGGTACTTCTCTCGGCCTTTGTGGCGCTTTCCCTGACACCGGCTTTATGCGCTACCATGCTTCGTCCTTCCAAAGGAGCCAACGACAGGAAAAATGGGCTGGAGAAATTCTTCGACCGTTTCAATGCCTGGTTTGAAAGAGTGTCGCATTCGTACACCAACGGTGTGGCCAAATGGATTAAAGGAACACCTTACGTAATGGTGATGATGGTGTGTTTGTTCGTAGGCTTATTTTTTCTGTTTAAAAACAAACCCACCGGCTTTATTCCCGTGGAAGACGAAGGTCGCCTTTTTGTCACCTACGAAATGCAGGAAGCTACCTCCACCACGCGCAACATTGCGATGATCAGGGAAATCATGAAACGCGTCGAATCCATTCCCGAAGTACGGGTCGTAGGAGGATTGGCCGGGCTGAACATTCTCAGTTTTTCCAATAAATCCAATGTAGGGACGCTGTTTATCAACCTGCACCCGTGGGCGGAGCGAAAAGGAGCCGAGCACCATGTGCAGAGCGTCATTAAGGAAATTCAAAAACGCACCGCCGACATTCGCGAAGCGCGGGTACTGGCCATTGCTCCGCCGGCCATCCCGGGTTTGGGAGCCACGTCAGGATTTACGTTTCAGTTGCAGCAAACCACGAGTACCGACAATATTCAACAGTTTGAAGGAGTGGCCCGTACTTTTCTCGGTGCCCTGACCAAACGGCCCGAGATCGGAACCGCTTTTACGTTCTTCAATACCCGGACCCCAAGCTACAAGATCGACGTAGACCGCGAGAAAACCAAGAAATTGGGCGTATCTGTGTCTGAGGTTTTCAGTTCATTATCTGCCATGCTGGGAAGTAATTACGTGAATGATTTTAATCTGTACGGGCGAAATTTCCGCGTAGTGGTGCAGGCCGACAGCAGTTTTCGGACATCATTGGACAAAATAGAGAAATTTTACGTGCGCAACCGCGAAGGAAACATGATTCCGCTGAGCGCCCTTGTCACCACCAAAGTGGTCGAAAATCCTGCCCTTATCTCGCACTACAACATTTATCGCTCCGTCGAGATCAACGGAACGCCCAAGCCCGGCTTCAGCAGCGGACAGGCCATTACGGCCCTGCGGGAAGTTGCCGCCGAAACCCTGCCCGCCGGCTATGGCTATGAGTTTTCGGGCATGAGCAGCGAGGAGATTAAAGCGGGCGACAGCACCACCACGATCTTTGCCATTTCGATCGTGTTTGTCTTTCTTTTTCTCGCCGCACTGTACGAGAGCTGGTCGATTCCGTTCTCGGTTCTGTTTGCGGTTCCCATCGGTGCATTCGGTTCTATCTTAACGCTCACGTTTTTGCCCAATTTATCCAACAACATCTACGCCCAGATCGGATTGATTACCTTGATCGGTCTGGCGGCTAAAAACGCCATTCTGATCGTGGAATTTGCCAAAGAGCGCGTAGACAGCGGTATGGAAGTAGTGCAGGCCACCCTGGAAGCCGTCCAATTACGTCTTCGGCCCATTATTATGACTTCTCTGGCGTTTATTTTGGGCGTATTGCCCTTGGCGTTTGCAGAAGGTGCCGCCGCCGAATCGCGTAAAACCATTGGCTGGACGGTATTCGGGGGAATGGTGGCCGCTACCTCACTGGCGATCTTTGTGGTGCCGGTATTGTTTGTGCTGATCGAAAAAATCAGCATGGGTAAGAAAAAACGTTTGGAGAACGCACCGCAAACAAGTACCGCTTCGCCGGCAGCGATGGAGTAA